The Streptomyces spororaveus genome includes a region encoding these proteins:
- a CDS encoding cyclophilin-like fold protein: MQIRISWPAGQLTATLDETPTSKALAEALPISASANTWGEEVYFDTGVSVALEHDAQQVVAPGTVAFWTEGDALALPYGPTPISRGGESRLASPCNVLGSFDGDPRLLSTVREGDPVRVELA; encoded by the coding sequence ATGCAGATACGAATCTCCTGGCCCGCGGGCCAGCTCACCGCAACCCTCGACGAGACCCCGACCAGCAAGGCGCTGGCCGAGGCCCTTCCGATTTCCGCCTCCGCCAACACCTGGGGCGAGGAGGTCTACTTCGACACCGGAGTCTCCGTCGCCCTGGAGCACGACGCACAGCAGGTCGTCGCCCCCGGCACGGTCGCCTTCTGGACCGAGGGCGACGCTCTCGCGCTGCCCTACGGCCCCACGCCCATCTCCCGCGGAGGCGAGAGCCGCCTGGCGAGCCCGTGCAACGTGCTCGGCTCCTTCGACGGCGACCCCCGCCTGCTGTCCACCGTGCGCGAGGGTGATCCCGTCCGCGTGGAGCTCGCCTGA
- the cydD gene encoding thiol reductant ABC exporter subunit CydD → MKPIDPRLLRYARSTRLFLGAMVALGLAGAGLVVGQAMLIAEIVVGAFQEGLDGQALRTPLLLLAAVALGRGLIAWLTELAAHRAGAAVKSELRGRLLDRAAELGPGWLAGQRTGSLVSLATRGVDALDDYFSRYLPQLGLAVVVPVAVLARIVTEDWVSAAIIVVTLPLIPVFMILIGMATQSRMDRQWQVLSRLSGHFLDVVAGLPTLKVFGRAKAQAESIRRITDDYRRATMRTLRIAFLSSFALELLATLSVALVAVTIGMRLVHGELDLYTGLVILILAPEAYLPLRQVGAQYHAAAEGLAAAEEIFRVLETPTTGTAGTAELPVGAPLRIEIEGIAVRHEGRGEDSPRPVSLTVGPGECVALTGPSGAGKSTLFQVLLGFVTPTAGRVRVAGVDLAELSPAHWHQQIAWVPQRPHLFAGTIGENVRLARAGASDADVAEALQNAGAWEFVTALPRGVETPLGEGGVGLSAGQRQRLALARAFLADRPVLLLDEPTAALDGETEAGIVDAVRRLSAGRTVLLVVHRPALLAVADRVVEMAAGAGLEGQPAEGTPAHRAASPAGAGSPIPAAAGDRGAHVPDAGEWILGAAHDRAPLPAGGGTGSNAAGGPLRRVRGVARAWQGRFRLGLLLGALAVGCSVGLMAVSGWLISRASEQPPVLYLMVAVTATRAFGMGRAVFRYAERLVSHDAVLRMLADLRVSVYRRLERIAPAGLREHRRGDLLARLVADADALQDYWLRWLLPAGTAVLVGTGSVAFTAWLLPEAGAVLAAGLLTAGIAVPLVSGACARRAERRLAPARGELATRVADLLTGTAELTVAGALEDRKGRARESDGLLTRIAARGSAAAGLGGGLSALVCGLTVVAAAAVAANAVHDGRLSGVAMAVAVLTPLAAFEAVNGLPLAVQYRQRVRRSAERVYEVIDAPVPVTEPEQPAAAPASPFPLRLTGLSARHPGQERTALRDLDLTLEAGQRIAVVGPSGSGKTTLAQVLLRFLDPAEGAYSLGGSDARTLDGDDVRALVGLCAQDAHIFDSSVRENLRLARTGADEEQLRQALAAARLLEWADGLPDGLDTLVGEHGERISGGQRQRLALARALLADFPVLVLDEPAEHLDLATADALTADLLAATEGRTTVLITHRLAGLEAVDEVLVLDRGEVVQRGPYAELAAAEGPLRRLLERERATDGTLANFPRQ, encoded by the coding sequence GTGAAACCGATCGACCCGCGCCTGCTCCGGTACGCCCGTTCCACCCGCCTCTTCCTGGGGGCGATGGTGGCCCTGGGCCTTGCCGGGGCGGGGCTGGTCGTCGGTCAGGCGATGCTGATCGCCGAGATCGTGGTCGGAGCCTTCCAGGAGGGGCTCGACGGCCAGGCGCTCCGGACGCCGCTGCTGCTGCTCGCGGCGGTGGCGCTCGGGCGCGGGCTGATCGCCTGGCTCACGGAGCTGGCCGCGCACCGGGCCGGCGCGGCGGTCAAGTCGGAGCTGCGGGGCAGGCTGCTGGACCGGGCCGCGGAGCTCGGGCCCGGCTGGCTGGCCGGGCAGCGGACCGGCTCCCTGGTGTCACTGGCCACCCGGGGTGTGGACGCGCTCGACGACTACTTCTCCCGCTACCTGCCCCAGCTGGGGCTCGCGGTGGTCGTGCCGGTGGCGGTGCTCGCCCGTATCGTCACCGAGGACTGGGTGTCGGCGGCCATCATCGTGGTGACGCTGCCCCTGATACCCGTGTTCATGATCCTCATCGGTATGGCCACCCAGTCCCGGATGGACCGCCAGTGGCAGGTCCTCTCCCGGCTCTCGGGGCACTTCCTCGACGTGGTGGCGGGGCTTCCCACCCTGAAGGTCTTCGGCCGGGCCAAGGCGCAGGCGGAGTCGATCCGCAGGATCACCGATGACTACCGGCGCGCGACGATGCGGACCCTGCGCATCGCCTTTCTCTCCTCCTTCGCCCTGGAACTGTTGGCGACCCTGTCGGTGGCCCTGGTGGCCGTCACCATCGGCATGCGGCTGGTCCACGGCGAACTGGACCTCTACACCGGGCTGGTCATCCTGATCCTCGCGCCCGAGGCGTACCTGCCGCTGCGGCAGGTGGGAGCCCAGTACCACGCGGCCGCCGAAGGGCTGGCGGCCGCCGAGGAGATCTTCCGGGTACTGGAGACCCCCACCACCGGTACGGCCGGTACGGCCGAGCTGCCGGTCGGCGCTCCCCTGCGGATCGAGATCGAGGGGATCGCCGTCCGCCACGAGGGCCGGGGCGAGGACTCGCCCCGGCCGGTCTCGCTGACGGTGGGGCCCGGGGAGTGCGTGGCCCTGACCGGCCCGAGCGGAGCGGGGAAGTCCACCCTGTTCCAGGTGCTGCTGGGGTTCGTGACGCCCACCGCGGGGCGGGTCCGGGTCGCGGGCGTGGACCTGGCCGAGCTGTCGCCGGCCCACTGGCACCAGCAGATCGCCTGGGTGCCGCAGCGGCCGCACCTGTTCGCCGGGACGATCGGCGAGAACGTACGGCTGGCCCGCGCGGGGGCCTCCGACGCCGATGTGGCCGAGGCACTGCAGAATGCCGGCGCCTGGGAGTTCGTGACCGCGCTGCCGCGCGGGGTGGAGACACCGCTGGGCGAGGGCGGCGTCGGACTGTCCGCCGGACAGCGGCAGCGGCTGGCCCTGGCGCGCGCGTTCCTGGCGGACCGGCCCGTACTGCTGCTGGACGAGCCGACGGCGGCGCTGGACGGCGAGACCGAGGCGGGCATCGTGGACGCGGTCCGGCGGCTCTCCGCCGGGCGGACCGTCCTGCTGGTCGTGCACCGGCCGGCGCTGCTCGCCGTCGCGGACCGGGTGGTGGAGATGGCGGCGGGCGCCGGCCTGGAGGGGCAGCCCGCCGAGGGGACGCCCGCCCACCGCGCCGCTTCCCCGGCCGGCGCCGGGTCTCCCATCCCGGCTGCGGCCGGTGACCGAGGTGCGCACGTCCCGGACGCCGGGGAGTGGATCCTCGGTGCGGCGCACGACCGGGCGCCGCTGCCCGCCGGTGGCGGGACCGGATCGAATGCGGCCGGTGGTCCGCTGCGCCGGGTACGGGGGGTCGCCAGGGCGTGGCAAGGACGGTTCAGGCTCGGGCTGTTGCTCGGGGCGCTGGCCGTCGGATGCAGCGTCGGCCTGATGGCCGTGTCGGGCTGGCTGATCTCCCGGGCCTCGGAACAGCCGCCCGTGCTCTATCTGATGGTGGCCGTCACGGCCACCCGGGCCTTCGGAATGGGCCGCGCCGTCTTCCGGTACGCCGAGCGGCTCGTCTCGCACGATGCCGTGCTGCGGATGCTCGCGGACCTGCGGGTCTCCGTGTACCGCCGACTGGAACGCATCGCGCCCGCCGGACTGCGCGAGCACCGGCGCGGGGACCTGCTGGCGCGGCTCGTGGCCGACGCCGACGCACTGCAGGACTACTGGCTGCGCTGGCTGCTGCCCGCCGGCACCGCCGTGCTCGTCGGAACGGGCTCGGTCGCCTTCACCGCGTGGCTGCTGCCCGAGGCCGGAGCCGTGCTCGCCGCCGGACTGCTCACCGCCGGTATCGCGGTACCGCTGGTCAGTGGGGCCTGCGCCCGCCGTGCGGAGCGAAGGCTCGCTCCCGCCCGGGGCGAACTCGCCACCCGGGTGGCCGACCTGCTCACCGGGACCGCGGAGCTGACCGTGGCCGGAGCGCTGGAGGACCGCAAGGGCCGGGCACGGGAGAGCGACGGCCTGCTGACGCGCATCGCCGCACGCGGCTCGGCCGCGGCCGGGCTGGGCGGCGGCCTGTCGGCCCTGGTGTGCGGGCTCACCGTCGTGGCCGCCGCGGCCGTCGCCGCGAACGCCGTCCACGACGGACGGCTGTCCGGGGTGGCCATGGCCGTCGCCGTCCTGACACCTCTGGCCGCCTTCGAGGCGGTGAACGGCCTTCCGCTCGCCGTCCAGTACCGCCAGCGGGTGCGCCGTAGCGCCGAGCGGGTCTACGAGGTCATCGACGCGCCGGTTCCGGTCACCGAGCCCGAGCAGCCCGCCGCCGCTCCCGCTTCGCCGTTCCCGCTGCGGCTGACGGGCCTGTCCGCCCGCCACCCCGGACAGGAGCGCACCGCGCTGCGGGACCTGGACCTGACCCTGGAGGCCGGCCAGCGCATCGCCGTCGTCGGTCCCTCGGGATCCGGCAAGACCACCCTGGCCCAGGTCCTCCTCCGGTTCCTCGACCCGGCCGAAGGCGCGTACAGCCTGGGCGGGAGCGACGCGCGCACGCTCGACGGCGACGACGTACGCGCCCTCGTGGGCCTGTGCGCCCAGGACGCGCACATCTTCGACAGCTCGGTCCGGGAGAACCTGCGCCTGGCCCGGACCGGGGCCGACGAGGAGCAGCTGCGGCAGGCGCTGGCCGCGGCCCGGCTGCTGGAGTGGGCCGACGGCCTCCCGGACGGGCTGGACACGCTGGTCGGCGAGCACGGCGAGCGGATCTCGGGTGGTCAGCGCCAGAGGCTGGCCCTGGCCCGGGCGCTGCTCGCGGACTTCCCCGTACTGGTCCTGGACGAGCCGGCCGAGCATCTGGACCTGGCCACGGCGGACGCCCTGACGGCGGATCTGCTGGCCGCGACCGAGGGCCGGACCACCGTACTGATCACGCACCGGCTGGCGGGCCTGGAAGCGGTCGACGAGGTGCTCGTGCTGGACCGTGGCGAGGTCGTACAGCGCGGCCCGTACGCGGAGCTGGCCGCCGCCGAGGGACCGTTGCGGCGGCTGCTGGAGCGCGAAAGGGCAACGGACGGGACTTTGGCCAACTTTCCCCGCCAATAG
- a CDS encoding cytochrome ubiquinol oxidase subunit I: MDLALAPETLARWQFGITTVYHFLFVPLTISLAALTAGLQTAWVRTEKQKYLRATKFWGKLFLINIAMGVVTGIVQEFQFGMNWSDYSRFVGDIFGAPLAFEALIAFFFESTFIGLWIFGWDKLPKKIHLACIWMVSMGTILSAYFILAANSWMQHPVGYRINEERGRAELTDFWLVLTQNTALTQFFHTITAAFLVGGAFMAGIAAFHLARKKHIPVMRSSLRLGLIVMIIAGMGTAISGDLLGKVMYKQQPMKMAAAEALWDGEAPAPFSVFAYGDVDKGHNKVAIEVPGLLSFLANDDFTSFVPGINDVNKAEQEKFGSGDYRPNIPVAYWGFRWMIGFGMASLGVGVLGLWLTRKRFMLPAGLRTGEDEVPHLVLFKKPLSPKFANLYWIVALWTMGFPLIANSWGWIFTEMGRQPWVVYGVLRTRDAVSPNVSQAEVLTSMIGFTLLYAVLAVIEVRLMVKYVKAGPPELTEADLNPPTKIGGDDKNPDRPMAFSY; the protein is encoded by the coding sequence GTGGACCTAGCTTTGGCGCCGGAGACATTGGCGCGATGGCAGTTCGGCATTACGACCGTCTACCACTTCCTCTTCGTACCCCTGACGATCTCGCTCGCCGCCCTTACGGCGGGCTTGCAGACGGCGTGGGTGCGCACCGAGAAGCAGAAGTACCTCAGAGCCACAAAGTTCTGGGGAAAGCTCTTCTTGATCAATATCGCGATGGGTGTCGTCACCGGCATCGTCCAGGAGTTCCAGTTCGGCATGAACTGGTCCGACTACTCGCGATTCGTCGGCGACATCTTCGGGGCTCCCCTGGCCTTCGAGGCGCTGATCGCCTTCTTCTTCGAGTCGACCTTCATAGGTCTGTGGATCTTCGGCTGGGACAAGCTGCCCAAGAAGATCCACCTCGCCTGCATCTGGATGGTGTCCATGGGCACCATCCTGTCCGCCTATTTCATCCTGGCGGCCAATTCCTGGATGCAGCACCCGGTCGGGTACCGCATCAACGAGGAGCGGGGCCGGGCGGAGCTGACCGACTTCTGGCTCGTGCTGACCCAGAACACCGCGCTCACCCAGTTCTTCCACACCATCACGGCCGCCTTCCTGGTCGGCGGCGCGTTCATGGCCGGAATCGCGGCCTTCCACCTGGCGCGCAAGAAGCACATCCCCGTCATGCGGAGCTCGCTGCGCCTCGGCCTGATCGTCATGATCATCGCCGGTATGGGCACGGCGATCAGCGGTGACCTGCTCGGCAAGGTCATGTACAAGCAGCAGCCCATGAAGATGGCCGCCGCGGAAGCGCTGTGGGACGGCGAGGCGCCCGCGCCCTTCTCCGTCTTCGCCTACGGAGACGTGGACAAGGGCCACAACAAGGTGGCGATAGAGGTCCCCGGCCTGCTGTCCTTCCTGGCCAACGACGACTTCACCTCCTTCGTCCCGGGCATCAACGACGTCAACAAGGCGGAGCAGGAGAAGTTCGGTTCCGGCGACTACCGGCCCAACATTCCCGTCGCCTACTGGGGCTTCCGCTGGATGATCGGCTTCGGAATGGCCTCCCTCGGTGTCGGGGTGCTGGGCCTGTGGCTGACCCGCAAGCGCTTCATGCTGCCGGCGGGCCTGCGTACCGGGGAGGACGAGGTCCCCCACCTGGTGCTCTTCAAGAAGCCGCTGAGCCCGAAGTTCGCCAACCTGTACTGGATCGTCGCGCTCTGGACGATGGGCTTCCCGCTCATCGCCAACTCCTGGGGCTGGATCTTCACCGAGATGGGCCGCCAGCCCTGGGTGGTCTACGGGGTCCTGCGCACCAGGGACGCGGTCTCGCCGAACGTGTCCCAGGCCGAGGTGCTCACCTCGATGATCGGCTTCACGCTCCTCTACGCCGTGCTGGCCGTGATCGAGGTCAGGCTCATGGTCAAGTACGTCAAGGCCGGACCGCCCGAACTCACCGAGGCAGACCTCAATCCGCCCACCAAGATCGGCGGGGACGACAAGAACCCCGACCGGCCGATGGCCTTCTCGTACTGA
- a CDS encoding sensor histidine kinase — MSAQESPDPSPDPSPDPLPGPPVFPGPAGIPGSAGASDPLVAATRAARSLHGLSTELTARVPQLLEAMRSVGTGLELHSTLDRICETAAELADARYAAIGVVDTEGRGLSDFVTHGISADQARQIGHRPDGKRGLLGALISHSDTVRLADLTKDPRSAGFPPHHPPMKTFLGVPIRVQGEIFGNLYLAEKNGGGEFSDYDVHMVRVLATEAGIAIGNARLYEAATQRERWIDGSVAVTTALLSGGDADDALAVVAEQARRLADSAAGIVMLPAEEGGMEIVAVSSENPATSLGLVIPAGSPVVDRLLEGEPVFVDDAASDPRMVSELTSRYGPCMLLPLQSGGRVLGALVTPRARGAGPFTEAERTLATQFASQAALALMMAEAQRDRERLAVFEDRDRIARDLHDLVIQRLFATGMMLEVAQRRSMVPEVRDGVGKAVDELDVTIQEIRTAIFALQQGPAEAPSGLRTRVLREINMAAVPLGFKPAHRFLGPIDTMVGELVGKNLIAALREALSNAFRHAEATRIDVVIDSTVTLADGRAGVRLEVADDGVGIPEGGRRSGLRNLRRRAESLGGASSYGPGIGEDGGGTTLVWEAPLQPTS; from the coding sequence ATGTCAGCGCAGGAGTCACCGGATCCCTCACCGGATCCCTCACCAGATCCGTTGCCGGGGCCGCCTGTATTTCCGGGACCGGCTGGAATCCCGGGAAGCGCGGGGGCTTCGGACCCGCTGGTGGCCGCCACCCGGGCCGCCAGGAGTCTGCACGGTCTGTCCACCGAGCTCACGGCCCGTGTGCCGCAACTGCTGGAGGCCATGAGGTCGGTCGGGACCGGGCTTGAGCTGCACTCCACGCTGGACCGCATCTGCGAGACCGCCGCCGAGCTCGCGGACGCCCGCTACGCGGCGATCGGTGTCGTCGACACGGAGGGCCGCGGGCTCTCGGACTTCGTCACCCACGGGATCAGCGCCGACCAGGCCCGGCAGATCGGGCACCGTCCCGACGGGAAGCGGGGCCTGCTCGGAGCGCTGATCTCGCACTCCGACACGGTGCGGCTCGCCGATCTGACGAAGGACCCGCGCTCGGCGGGCTTCCCGCCGCACCACCCGCCCATGAAGACCTTCCTCGGAGTGCCGATCCGGGTGCAAGGAGAGATCTTCGGCAATCTCTACCTCGCCGAGAAGAACGGCGGCGGCGAGTTCAGCGACTACGACGTCCACATGGTCCGGGTCCTGGCCACCGAGGCGGGCATCGCGATCGGCAACGCCCGGCTGTACGAGGCCGCCACCCAGCGCGAGCGCTGGATCGACGGCTCGGTGGCCGTCACCACCGCCCTCCTGTCCGGCGGGGACGCGGACGACGCCCTCGCGGTCGTCGCCGAACAGGCCCGCAGGCTGGCCGACTCCGCCGCCGGGATCGTCATGCTGCCGGCCGAGGAGGGCGGGATGGAGATCGTCGCGGTCTCGTCCGAGAACCCGGCCACCTCGCTCGGTCTGGTGATCCCGGCCGGGAGCCCGGTGGTGGACAGGCTGCTGGAGGGCGAACCGGTCTTCGTGGACGACGCCGCGTCCGACCCCCGCATGGTGAGTGAGCTCACCAGCCGGTACGGCCCGTGCATGCTGCTGCCGCTGCAGAGCGGCGGGCGGGTGCTGGGTGCGCTGGTCACCCCCCGGGCCCGCGGCGCCGGCCCCTTCACCGAAGCCGAGCGGACACTGGCCACCCAGTTCGCCTCGCAGGCGGCGCTCGCCCTGATGATGGCCGAGGCACAGCGCGACCGCGAGCGGCTGGCGGTGTTCGAGGACCGTGACCGGATCGCCCGCGACCTGCACGACCTGGTCATCCAGCGGCTCTTCGCCACCGGGATGATGCTGGAGGTCGCCCAGCGCCGGTCCATGGTCCCCGAGGTGCGCGACGGCGTGGGCAAGGCCGTGGACGAACTGGACGTGACGATCCAGGAGATCCGCACCGCGATCTTCGCTCTCCAACAGGGCCCGGCGGAGGCCCCGTCCGGGTTGCGCACCCGGGTGCTGCGGGAGATCAACATGGCCGCGGTGCCCCTGGGCTTCAAACCCGCGCACCGCTTCCTCGGCCCGATCGACACGATGGTCGGCGAGCTGGTGGGCAAGAACCTGATCGCCGCGCTGCGCGAGGCCCTGTCCAACGCCTTCCGCCACGCCGAGGCGACCCGGATCGACGTGGTGATCGACTCCACCGTCACGCTCGCCGACGGCCGGGCCGGGGTCCGGCTGGAGGTCGCCGACGACGGGGTCGGGATCCCGGAGGGCGGGCGCCGCAGCGGGCTGCGGAACCTGCGCCGCCGGGCCGAGTCGCTGGGTGGCGCGAGCTCGTACGGCCCGGGTATCGGCGAGGACGGCGGCGGGACCACCCTTGTCTGGGAGGCCCCGCTCCAGCCGACTTCCTAG
- the hisC gene encoding histidinol-phosphate transaminase, translating into MSEKSPKLRAELDGIPTYKPGKPAAAGGSVAYKLSSNENPYPPLSGVLETAVAAAGNFNRYPDMACTGLVNELAERFGVPVEHIATGTGSVGVAQSLIQSTAGPGDEVMYAWRSFEAYPIITQISGATSVRVPLTDGDVHDLDAMAAAITERTRLIFVCNPNNPTGTAVRRAELERFLDQVPSDILVVLDEAYREFVRDADVPDGIELYRDRPNVAVLRTFSKAYGLAGLRVGFAVAHEPVAAALRKTAVPFGVSQLAQDAAVASLRAEDELMGRVGALVGERTRVRETLVAQGWTVPDTQANFVWMRLGERTAEFAEACEKAGVVVRPFAGEGLRVTIGETEANDLFLHTAEAFRKEL; encoded by the coding sequence GTGAGCGAGAAGAGCCCGAAGCTGCGCGCCGAGCTGGACGGCATTCCGACATACAAGCCCGGCAAGCCGGCTGCCGCGGGAGGGTCTGTCGCGTACAAGCTGTCCTCGAACGAGAACCCGTATCCGCCGCTGTCGGGCGTGCTGGAGACCGCGGTCGCCGCGGCCGGGAACTTCAACCGGTACCCCGACATGGCCTGCACCGGCCTCGTGAACGAGCTCGCCGAGCGCTTCGGCGTGCCGGTCGAGCACATCGCCACGGGCACCGGCTCCGTCGGCGTGGCCCAGTCGCTGATCCAGTCGACCGCCGGCCCGGGCGACGAGGTGATGTACGCCTGGCGCTCCTTCGAGGCGTACCCGATCATCACGCAGATCTCGGGCGCGACCTCGGTGCGGGTCCCGCTGACCGACGGGGACGTGCACGACCTGGACGCCATGGCCGCGGCGATCACCGAGCGGACCCGGCTGATCTTCGTCTGCAACCCGAACAACCCCACCGGCACGGCCGTGCGCCGCGCCGAGCTGGAGCGCTTCCTGGACCAGGTGCCCTCGGACATCCTGGTGGTCCTCGACGAGGCGTACCGCGAGTTCGTACGGGACGCGGACGTTCCGGACGGCATCGAGCTCTACCGCGACCGCCCGAACGTCGCCGTGCTGCGTACGTTCTCCAAGGCGTACGGGCTGGCGGGCCTGCGCGTCGGCTTCGCGGTCGCGCACGAGCCGGTGGCGGCGGCGCTGCGCAAGACGGCGGTGCCCTTCGGCGTCAGCCAGCTCGCGCAGGACGCGGCGGTGGCTTCGCTGCGCGCCGAGGACGAGCTGATGGGCCGCGTCGGGGCGCTGGTGGGCGAGCGCACGCGGGTGCGCGAGACGCTGGTCGCCCAGGGCTGGACCGTGCCGGACACGCAGGCGAACTTCGTGTGGATGCGGCTGGGGGAGCGGACCGCCGAGTTCGCGGAGGCCTGCGAGAAGGCCGGTGTGGTGGTCCGGCCCTTCGCGGGCGAGGGCCTGCGGGTCACGATCGGTGAGACCGAGGCGAACGATCTCTTCCTGCACACGGCGGAGGCCTTCCGCAAGGAGCTCTAG
- the cydB gene encoding cytochrome d ubiquinol oxidase subunit II, translating to MELHDVWFVLIAVLWTGYFFLEGFDFGVGVLTKLLARDRTEKRVLINTIGPVWDGNEVWLLTAGGATFAAFPDWYATLFSGFYLPLLLILICLIIRGVAFEYRHKRPEERWQTNWEHAIFWTSLIPAFLWGVAFANIVRGVKIDENKEYVGSLLDLLNVYSILGGLVTLTLFTFHGTVFTSLKTVGEIRDRSRKLATRLGVVTAVLALVFLIWTQVSRGDGTSLIAMIVAVLALVGALGLNLAGREGWSFALSGVTIAAAVAMLFLTLFPNVMPSSLNEAWSLTVTNSSSSAYTLKIMTWCAAVATPLVLLYQGWTYWVFRKRIGTQHIVDVH from the coding sequence ATGGAACTCCACGATGTCTGGTTCGTACTCATCGCCGTCCTGTGGACCGGCTACTTCTTCCTGGAGGGCTTCGACTTCGGCGTCGGGGTCCTGACCAAGCTGCTCGCCCGTGACCGCACGGAGAAGAGGGTCCTGATCAACACGATCGGGCCCGTGTGGGACGGGAACGAGGTCTGGCTGCTCACCGCGGGCGGTGCCACCTTCGCCGCCTTCCCCGACTGGTACGCCACCCTCTTCTCGGGCTTCTACCTGCCGCTGCTGCTCATCCTGATCTGCCTCATCATCCGTGGCGTCGCCTTCGAGTACCGGCACAAGCGCCCCGAGGAGCGGTGGCAGACCAACTGGGAACACGCGATCTTCTGGACCTCGCTGATCCCCGCGTTCCTGTGGGGCGTCGCCTTCGCCAACATCGTGCGCGGCGTCAAGATCGACGAGAACAAGGAGTACGTCGGCAGCCTCCTCGATCTGCTGAACGTCTACTCGATCCTCGGCGGACTGGTCACCCTCACCCTGTTCACCTTCCACGGCACGGTCTTCACCTCGCTCAAGACCGTCGGTGAGATCCGCGACCGCTCGCGGAAGCTGGCCACCCGGCTGGGTGTCGTCACCGCCGTCCTGGCGCTGGTCTTCCTGATCTGGACCCAGGTCTCGCGCGGCGACGGTACGAGCCTGATCGCCATGATCGTCGCGGTGCTGGCGCTGGTCGGGGCCCTCGGCCTCAACCTGGCCGGCCGCGAGGGCTGGTCGTTCGCGCTCTCCGGGGTCACCATCGCGGCGGCCGTCGCGATGCTCTTCCTCACGCTCTTCCCGAACGTCATGCCGTCCTCGCTGAACGAGGCCTGGAGCCTCACGGTCACCAACTCCTCGTCCAGCGCCTACACCTTGAAGATCATGACCTGGTGTGCGGCCGTGGCCACCCCGCTCGTGCTGCTCTACCAGGGCTGGACGTACTGGGTGTTCCGCAAGCGGATCGGGACGCAGCACATCGTCGATGTGCACTGA
- a CDS encoding Cof-type HAD-IIB family hydrolase, with the protein MGEDGAVTSAPQCPDGPTPTPRLIATDLDGTLLRDDKSVSPRTVAALAAAEEAGIEVFFVTGRPARWMDVVSDHVHGHGLAICANGAAVVDLHAGREFVQVRALPREAALAVVDALRAAAPGTSFAVELTTGINYEPAYPPFFKDPGARVATAEKLLHEDTDESAAPVLKLLAHHGELAPDEFLTLARSAAGEYASITRSSPTALLEVSGPGVSKASTLALCCAERGISPAEVVAFGDMPNDVEMLSWAGTSYAMGNAHPDVIAAASGCTVANNEDGVALVIERILAERAARQQAQADAP; encoded by the coding sequence ATGGGCGAAGATGGAGCCGTGACCTCGGCTCCCCAGTGCCCGGACGGGCCAACCCCCACGCCCCGGCTGATCGCCACCGACCTCGACGGCACCTTGCTGCGCGACGACAAGTCCGTCTCGCCACGCACGGTCGCCGCGCTCGCCGCCGCCGAGGAGGCCGGCATCGAGGTCTTCTTCGTCACCGGCCGCCCGGCCCGCTGGATGGATGTGGTCAGCGACCATGTCCACGGCCACGGCCTGGCGATCTGCGCCAATGGCGCGGCAGTGGTCGACCTGCACGCCGGACGAGAGTTCGTGCAGGTCAGAGCCCTTCCACGGGAGGCTGCCCTTGCTGTCGTCGATGCCCTGCGGGCGGCGGCACCCGGCACCTCCTTCGCCGTGGAACTGACCACGGGCATCAACTACGAGCCGGCGTACCCGCCCTTCTTCAAGGACCCGGGCGCCCGGGTCGCCACCGCCGAGAAGCTGCTGCACGAGGACACGGACGAAAGCGCCGCACCCGTGCTCAAGCTGTTGGCGCACCACGGCGAGCTGGCCCCGGACGAGTTCCTGACGCTGGCACGGTCCGCCGCCGGTGAGTACGCGTCGATCACCCGGTCCAGTCCCACCGCCCTGCTGGAGGTCAGCGGGCCCGGCGTGTCCAAGGCGAGCACCCTGGCGCTGTGCTGCGCCGAGCGGGGCATTTCACCCGCCGAGGTCGTCGCCTTCGGGGACATGCCGAACGATGTGGAGATGCTCAGCTGGGCGGGCACCTCGTACGCCATGGGCAACGCCCACCCCGATGTGATCGCGGCCGCGTCCGGCTGCACGGTCGCCAACAACGAGGACGGGGTCGCCCTCGTCATCGAGCGCATCCTGGCCGAACGGGCCGCACGGCAGCAGGCCCAGGCGGACGCCCCCTAG